A single region of the Arthrobacter sp. zg-Y20 genome encodes:
- a CDS encoding ADP-ribosylglycohydrolase family protein yields MSSEPHSVPVSASFASLSGKIRGCLLGGALGDAFANPVPPRDAAGLGITADTQLALYSLDGLQEAIEWANQGLGADETACIWLAYLRWLRSRGLPLPEAGLVPQPRAIDAEPLLRSADGAADAAGADPEVLAALSTGEMATRQRPVNTENSSAAPLVRSAPFGLLPYVGAETVYKLSLDAASLTHGHPASRHAAAVFASTVHGLLAPGATLRGAAEAATEQAALVASDDGGSPELVKRLQAVLAGTSVDGTVTGEDTRPAAAEDALALGLEIALAAADSSVPDSAGAIVPAAVRQAALRGGAPAAVVAGSMLGTLYGPSALPDADALREHSAIEKIAGAFAATTIAP; encoded by the coding sequence GTGAGTTCCGAACCGCATTCCGTTCCCGTGTCCGCTTCCTTCGCATCTTTGTCCGGCAAGATCCGGGGATGCCTGTTAGGCGGTGCCCTCGGCGACGCCTTCGCGAATCCGGTGCCGCCGCGGGATGCAGCGGGACTGGGGATTACAGCGGATACGCAATTGGCCCTCTACTCGCTGGATGGCCTGCAGGAAGCCATCGAGTGGGCCAATCAGGGGTTGGGAGCCGATGAGACAGCCTGCATCTGGCTGGCGTACCTGCGCTGGCTCCGCAGCCGGGGACTGCCGCTGCCCGAAGCGGGCCTGGTGCCTCAGCCGCGCGCCATAGACGCCGAACCGCTGCTTCGCTCTGCAGACGGCGCTGCCGATGCTGCCGGCGCGGATCCGGAAGTGCTCGCGGCCCTGTCCACGGGGGAAATGGCAACCCGGCAGCGTCCGGTCAACACCGAAAACAGTTCCGCTGCACCCCTGGTCCGCTCAGCTCCGTTCGGACTGCTGCCCTATGTGGGTGCGGAAACGGTCTACAAGCTGAGCTTGGATGCAGCGTCGCTGACCCACGGGCACCCGGCGTCCCGACATGCCGCGGCGGTCTTTGCCTCCACGGTGCACGGACTGCTGGCTCCCGGGGCTACCTTGCGCGGCGCAGCGGAGGCGGCCACGGAGCAGGCCGCACTGGTTGCGTCCGACGACGGCGGCTCCCCCGAGCTCGTGAAGCGACTGCAGGCCGTCTTGGCCGGCACATCTGTGGATGGCACCGTCACCGGAGAAGATACCCGGCCAGCCGCAGCAGAGGACGCACTTGCCCTGGGGCTGGAGATCGCCCTCGCTGCCGCTGACAGTTCGGTTCCTGACTCCGCCGGCGCCATAGTGCCGGCCGCTGTCCGTCAGGCTGCCCTCCGTGGCGGCGCGCCAGCCGCCGTGGTCGCCGGCAGCATGCTTGGAACGCTTTATGGACCGTCGGCGCTGCCCGATGCCGACGCCCTCCGAGAGCACAGCGCCATCGAGAAAATCGCTGGTGCTTTCGCGGCAACGACCATTGCCCCTTAG
- a CDS encoding alpha/beta fold hydrolase, translated as MDVREFPGTDGGAAADAGLRPVLLLHGFASNSQLNWHDAGWVSALVAAGRRVITVDLPGHGASAAPADLDSYRPSRIRADLLQVAQDAGVRPLADGDPASGLDVVGYSLGSRLAWEFGATQPELVHRMVLGGPGSADPLAEFDLDAAREAAAGGAPVADPRTAELLRMAQLVPGNNLAALFRMVEAIKEEPFNPEAAVPAMPLLLVAGDRDDLAATAPELAALSGRAELLELPARTHANAVTSRAFKSAALDFLKG; from the coding sequence CTGGACGTCCGGGAGTTCCCGGGCACCGACGGCGGCGCCGCTGCCGACGCCGGTCTGCGCCCGGTGCTGCTGCTGCACGGCTTCGCCTCCAACTCCCAGCTGAATTGGCACGACGCGGGGTGGGTCAGCGCCCTGGTTGCGGCCGGACGGCGGGTCATCACCGTTGACTTGCCCGGCCACGGAGCCAGCGCCGCCCCGGCCGACCTGGATTCCTACCGGCCCAGCCGTATCCGTGCTGACCTGCTCCAGGTGGCCCAGGACGCAGGCGTCCGCCCCCTCGCCGACGGCGACCCGGCCAGCGGGCTGGACGTGGTGGGCTATTCGCTCGGATCCCGGCTGGCCTGGGAATTCGGGGCAACCCAACCCGAACTGGTGCACCGGATGGTGCTGGGCGGTCCGGGCAGTGCAGACCCGCTGGCGGAATTCGACCTGGACGCTGCGCGGGAAGCGGCAGCAGGGGGCGCGCCGGTAGCGGATCCCCGTACCGCAGAACTGCTCCGGATGGCGCAGCTGGTGCCCGGAAACAACCTCGCCGCACTGTTCCGGATGGTCGAGGCCATCAAGGAGGAACCGTTCAACCCCGAGGCGGCTGTGCCGGCCATGCCGCTGCTGCTGGTCGCCGGAGACCGTGACGACCTTGCTGCCACGGCACCGGAGCTGGCGGCGCTGAGCGGCCGGGCCGAACTGCTGGAACTGCCGGCGCGCACCCATGCGAATGCGGTCACCTCGCGCGCTTTCAAGAGCGCAGCTCTGGACTTCCTCAAGGGGTAG
- a CDS encoding alpha-ketoacid dehydrogenase subunit beta, with protein sequence MQQALNRALAEILAGDPKALVLGEDVGRLGGVFRITDGLQQRFGAERVFDTPLAESGILGMSVGLAMAGFHPIPEVQFDGFAYPAVNQIITQLARMNYRSRGTMPMPVTLRVPSFGGIRAPEHHGESLEALFAHVPGLKVVSPSSPHEAYHLLKHSVAVPDPVIFMEPKSRYWQKGDVYLDDAGAVEGAKVVRPGKHVTLVAWGAMVARCLQVAELAAEDGIEVEVLDLRWLKPIDAAALAESVGRTRRAVIVHEAPLTSGLGAEVAALITEHCFDTLRAPVGRVTGFDVPYPSGDLEDEYIPNIDRILFGIQRVLEYRRG encoded by the coding sequence ACTGGTCCTCGGTGAGGACGTGGGCCGGCTGGGCGGAGTTTTCCGCATCACTGACGGCCTGCAGCAGCGCTTCGGCGCCGAACGGGTCTTCGACACCCCGCTGGCCGAATCCGGCATCCTGGGCATGTCCGTGGGCCTGGCCATGGCCGGCTTCCACCCGATCCCCGAGGTGCAGTTCGACGGATTCGCGTACCCGGCGGTGAACCAGATCATCACCCAGCTGGCCCGGATGAATTACCGCAGCCGCGGCACCATGCCCATGCCGGTGACACTCCGGGTTCCCAGCTTCGGCGGCATCCGTGCGCCCGAACACCACGGTGAGTCCCTGGAAGCGCTGTTCGCGCACGTTCCCGGGCTCAAGGTGGTCTCCCCCTCCAGCCCGCACGAGGCCTACCACCTGCTCAAGCACTCGGTAGCGGTGCCGGATCCGGTGATCTTCATGGAACCCAAGTCCCGATACTGGCAGAAGGGCGACGTGTACCTGGACGACGCCGGCGCCGTCGAAGGTGCGAAGGTGGTCCGCCCGGGCAAGCACGTCACACTGGTGGCATGGGGCGCCATGGTGGCCCGGTGCCTGCAGGTCGCGGAACTGGCAGCGGAGGACGGCATCGAGGTGGAGGTCCTGGACCTGCGCTGGCTCAAGCCGATCGACGCCGCCGCCCTGGCCGAATCCGTGGGCCGGACCCGGCGCGCCGTCATCGTGCATGAGGCACCCCTGACCTCCGGGCTGGGCGCCGAGGTGGCCGCACTGATCACCGAACATTGCTTCGACACCCTGCGCGCCCCGGTTGGGCGGGTCACCGGATTCGACGTACCGTATCCGTCAGGAGACCTTGAAGACGAATACATCCCGAACATTGACCGCATCCTGTTCGGGATCCAGCGAGTATTGGAGTACCGGCGTGGCTGA
- a CDS encoding exonuclease SbcCD subunit D, with product MRILHTSDWHLGRSFHGVGMLDAQADFIDALVDTVRERGVDAVLIAGDVYDRALPAVDTVRLLDSALERITGAGAAVVLSSGNHDSAARLGFGSALFERAGVHLRTRYQDIARPVLLPAAGGTLAVYGIPYLEPRLAAPELGVQEPNHFSVTAAAVERIRQDIRTRQEAGAPVTSVVMAHTFASGGISSDSERDLAVGGLGAVPLDLFDGFSYTALGHLHGRQQLSPTVRYSGSPLPYSFSEARQAKGGWLLEFDGDGLVTAEAVTWPAPRRLAVLRGKLADLLADPALADAEDAYCQVTLTDSQRPAKAMELLRTRFPDTLVLTFDPEGGVRGPAQTYSQRLAKATDDLDICCGFLEHVRSRSAAEEEKDLFREILDKVRESEAAQ from the coding sequence ATGCGCATACTGCACACTTCAGACTGGCACCTGGGCAGGTCCTTCCACGGCGTGGGAATGCTGGATGCCCAGGCGGACTTCATCGATGCACTGGTGGACACCGTCCGGGAACGCGGCGTCGACGCCGTGCTTATTGCCGGAGACGTTTACGACCGTGCGCTGCCTGCGGTGGACACGGTCCGCCTGCTGGATTCCGCACTGGAGCGCATCACGGGTGCAGGCGCCGCAGTGGTGCTGTCCAGCGGCAACCACGACTCCGCTGCCCGGCTGGGATTCGGCAGCGCCTTGTTTGAGCGTGCCGGGGTGCACCTGCGTACCCGCTACCAGGACATTGCCCGTCCGGTGCTGCTGCCCGCCGCCGGCGGCACGCTGGCGGTCTACGGCATTCCCTATCTGGAACCGCGGCTGGCCGCGCCGGAGCTCGGCGTCCAGGAGCCGAACCACTTCTCCGTCACCGCTGCTGCTGTAGAACGCATCCGGCAGGACATCCGCACCAGGCAAGAGGCCGGCGCCCCCGTGACCTCCGTGGTCATGGCGCATACCTTCGCGAGCGGCGGCATCAGCAGCGACAGTGAGCGCGACCTCGCCGTGGGCGGGCTGGGAGCTGTTCCGCTGGATCTTTTCGACGGGTTTTCCTACACCGCGCTCGGGCACCTGCATGGACGGCAGCAGCTCAGCCCCACCGTCCGTTACAGCGGTTCGCCACTGCCCTACTCCTTCTCCGAGGCGCGCCAGGCCAAGGGCGGCTGGCTCCTGGAGTTCGACGGCGACGGGCTGGTTACCGCCGAGGCCGTCACCTGGCCTGCGCCCCGCCGGCTCGCGGTGCTGCGCGGTAAGCTTGCCGATCTCCTGGCGGACCCGGCACTTGCCGATGCCGAAGACGCCTACTGCCAGGTGACGCTGACGGACAGCCAGCGGCCGGCCAAAGCCATGGAACTGCTGCGCACCAGGTTCCCGGACACTCTGGTGCTCACCTTCGACCCCGAAGGCGGGGTCCGCGGGCCGGCCCAGACTTACAGCCAGCGGCTGGCGAAAGCCACGGATGACCTGGACATCTGCTGCGGCTTCCTGGAGCACGTGCGCTCCCGCAGCGCCGCAGAGGAAGAGAAGGACCTCTTTAGGGAAATCCTGGACAAGGTCCGCGAATCGGAGGCAGCACAGTGA
- a CDS encoding aquaporin: MSSESLPLSGARAVSAREAAPADRGYDYGFVGRSVAEAIGSFLLVFVGVAVAIFATGTGITSPLAFGLALAAAMVAFGYISGGHFNPAITLGSAVAGRTAWKYVLPYILAQLVGAILGVAILWVAINGHDQFGAQTKEFFLSASNGYAENSPTEFPLPSALLLEVISGALLTAVFLGATARRYGAVAAAFAVGVTYAVLLTMLAPVTGGGINPARSTATAIFAGGSALEQLWLFWAAPLLGAVIAGLIFLSVDMTVESRRGTHDHVRAETAEHVETATPAAANSATANPAAAKPVTGTSPVVDEETRGFFDKPSARSTDEDRPQDGTPGGRA; encoded by the coding sequence ATGTCATCTGAGTCCTTACCCCTGAGCGGTGCGCGGGCAGTATCCGCCCGCGAAGCAGCGCCCGCAGACCGCGGCTACGACTACGGGTTTGTGGGACGCTCCGTGGCAGAGGCCATCGGATCGTTCCTGCTCGTTTTCGTTGGTGTGGCGGTCGCCATCTTCGCCACCGGCACGGGCATCACGTCCCCGCTGGCTTTCGGACTGGCGCTGGCCGCTGCCATGGTGGCCTTCGGCTACATCTCCGGCGGGCACTTCAACCCGGCCATCACCCTCGGCAGTGCCGTGGCCGGGCGGACGGCATGGAAGTACGTCCTTCCCTACATCCTGGCCCAGCTTGTGGGTGCCATTCTCGGCGTCGCCATCCTGTGGGTGGCCATCAACGGCCATGACCAGTTCGGTGCACAGACGAAGGAATTCTTCCTCAGCGCCTCCAACGGCTACGCGGAGAACTCGCCCACCGAATTCCCGCTGCCCAGCGCGCTGCTGCTGGAAGTTATTTCCGGCGCCCTGCTGACAGCCGTCTTCCTTGGTGCGACCGCCCGCCGTTACGGTGCGGTGGCAGCAGCCTTCGCCGTCGGCGTGACCTATGCAGTGCTGCTGACCATGCTGGCCCCGGTCACCGGCGGCGGCATCAACCCCGCCCGTTCCACCGCCACCGCCATCTTTGCCGGAGGCAGCGCGCTGGAGCAGCTCTGGCTCTTCTGGGCTGCACCCCTGCTGGGCGCAGTTATCGCAGGACTGATCTTCCTCAGCGTTGATATGACGGTCGAATCCCGCCGCGGCACCCACGACCACGTCCGCGCGGAAACAGCAGAGCATGTCGAGACCGCCACGCCGGCCGCGGCCAATTCCGCCACGGCGAACCCGGCAGCAGCCAAGCCCGTCACCGGCACCTCGCCGGTGGTGGACGAGGAAACCCGCGGTTTCTTCGACAAGCCCTCCGCCCGTTCCACGGATGAGGACCGTCCGCAGGACGGAACACCGGGCGGCCGCGCCTAG
- a CDS encoding SMC family ATPase: MRIHRLEIQAFGPFAERQVIDFDELGAHGLFLLNGPTGAGKTSVLDAVCYALYGAVPGARQQARRLRSDHADPATAPEVVCEFSSGTRRFEVVRNPQWERPAKRAGGRSTVAEQAKTLLREYTGGAWVEKSSRNDEASTEITELLGMNREQFTRVVMLPQGDFAAFLRADAASREALLQQLFGTSRFEDIERQLKAELTEAEQRFEAARAQSEHVLRRARDEISRYRDEFGALAGEADDNTAVPAESAAASAGIEQPEQEIAAFRAELGTRTAAARDELAQLRAVRERAEKHLQDLVHLRARGLALAQLVRDEADHEKTGAGLREQRNALATHTAASAVAGYVRTVDAAQERASSRITAWEAAWTELTAHPLAAAYQMPSVDPVPDPAAALPEGLVARTGADLAAANAALEDEERIHALLARAATEEATAETRRSQAAKAGDTAASLREEETRLSSEAADLDRLAEGESRAASAVTRAEELVATIRSYADSREKAGSAEQAAADARQQYQDLRQAWQDLLQVRLEQAAAELAQELADGAACPVCGGLEHPDPAALPPGQTAVTREAEQNAKARAEAAEAAFDAAARVAGTAAEAAAALRARGGDGDPASAQEQLDASLAALEEARAAGRKQAEAAGRLERIAADLAALDTERSGSLLEAAQAQSRAEAAREQAAELTARVAAALHGFESIAERVQSLTLLGGLVRAARETAAAAEASREELVRVSAELRDALTGTAFSSGTEVSGALLDAATADAYRSALQEWEEEGRRLLLRREGQEAAAPEDNTGELLPVPDEEDVEEASEAAALARKEQEEAALLVRLLEGSAVRLAEYSTELTQALERTAPLRARRDLLQSVADTARGGGENEYKMTLSTYVLAARLEQVAAAATERLAAMTGGRYALVHSDSKSGNRKAGLGLHVTDEWTGQHRDTSTLSGGESFMASLSLALGLADVVQQEAGGVNIETLFVDEGFGSLDEQSLEQVMDALEGLRDGGRVVGLVSHVAEMKLRIPAQLQILKGRNGSTVHYTAGEAAIA, encoded by the coding sequence GTGAGGATCCACCGCTTGGAAATCCAGGCCTTCGGCCCGTTTGCCGAACGCCAGGTCATCGACTTCGACGAGCTGGGCGCACACGGCCTGTTCCTCCTCAACGGTCCCACCGGTGCCGGAAAGACCAGCGTGCTGGACGCTGTTTGCTATGCCCTGTACGGTGCCGTCCCCGGCGCCAGGCAGCAGGCCCGCCGGCTGCGCAGCGACCACGCGGACCCGGCAACCGCTCCGGAAGTGGTGTGCGAGTTCAGCTCCGGAACCCGCCGCTTCGAGGTGGTCCGCAACCCCCAGTGGGAGCGTCCGGCCAAGCGGGCCGGCGGCCGGAGCACTGTTGCCGAGCAGGCAAAAACGCTGCTGCGCGAATACACCGGCGGAGCCTGGGTGGAAAAGTCTTCCCGCAATGATGAAGCCTCCACCGAGATCACCGAACTGCTCGGAATGAACCGGGAACAGTTCACCCGGGTGGTGATGCTGCCGCAGGGAGACTTTGCTGCGTTCCTGCGGGCTGACGCCGCCTCCAGGGAAGCGCTGCTGCAGCAGCTCTTCGGTACCTCACGGTTCGAGGACATCGAGCGCCAGTTGAAGGCCGAGCTGACCGAGGCGGAACAGCGCTTCGAAGCAGCCCGGGCACAGTCCGAGCACGTCCTGCGCCGGGCACGGGATGAAATCAGCCGTTACCGTGACGAGTTCGGCGCCCTGGCCGGGGAGGCGGACGACAATACGGCGGTGCCGGCCGAATCCGCGGCAGCCAGCGCGGGGATTGAACAGCCCGAACAGGAAATCGCCGCCTTCCGTGCCGAGCTGGGCACACGGACCGCTGCTGCCCGGGACGAGCTGGCGCAGCTGCGGGCAGTCCGGGAACGTGCCGAGAAGCACCTGCAGGACCTGGTTCACCTGCGGGCACGCGGCCTGGCCCTGGCGCAACTGGTCCGGGACGAAGCCGACCACGAAAAAACCGGAGCCGGGCTCCGGGAGCAGCGAAACGCGCTGGCAACCCATACTGCCGCTTCCGCGGTGGCCGGCTACGTGCGGACGGTGGACGCAGCGCAGGAACGCGCCTCGTCTCGGATTACCGCATGGGAGGCCGCGTGGACGGAGCTCACCGCCCACCCGTTGGCGGCCGCCTACCAGATGCCGTCCGTGGACCCGGTCCCCGATCCTGCTGCTGCGCTGCCCGAAGGACTTGTTGCCCGGACCGGGGCGGACCTGGCCGCAGCGAACGCCGCGCTGGAAGACGAAGAGCGCATCCATGCGCTCCTGGCCCGCGCAGCGACGGAGGAAGCCACTGCTGAAACCCGGCGCTCGCAGGCAGCCAAGGCAGGGGACACGGCGGCGTCCCTGCGCGAAGAGGAAACCCGCCTGTCATCCGAAGCAGCGGACCTGGACCGGCTGGCTGAGGGGGAGTCCCGGGCAGCCTCAGCTGTGACCCGGGCCGAAGAACTGGTCGCCACCATCCGCAGCTACGCCGACTCCCGCGAAAAGGCAGGGTCCGCTGAACAGGCCGCCGCTGATGCCCGGCAGCAGTACCAGGACCTTCGGCAGGCTTGGCAGGACCTGCTGCAGGTGCGGCTTGAGCAGGCAGCAGCGGAACTGGCACAGGAACTGGCGGACGGGGCTGCCTGCCCGGTGTGCGGTGGTCTGGAGCATCCGGACCCTGCAGCTCTGCCCCCGGGCCAGACCGCAGTCACCCGGGAAGCTGAACAGAACGCCAAGGCCCGTGCCGAGGCAGCCGAGGCAGCCTTCGACGCCGCGGCGCGCGTTGCGGGCACTGCCGCCGAAGCGGCAGCTGCCCTGCGGGCACGCGGCGGCGACGGAGATCCAGCCTCCGCGCAGGAACAGCTGGACGCTTCCCTGGCAGCCTTGGAAGAGGCCCGCGCCGCCGGCCGGAAGCAGGCAGAGGCTGCCGGCAGGCTGGAGCGGATCGCTGCGGATCTGGCAGCGCTGGATACGGAGCGTTCGGGGAGTCTCCTCGAAGCGGCACAGGCACAGTCCCGGGCCGAAGCTGCCCGGGAACAGGCCGCCGAGCTGACCGCCCGGGTGGCGGCGGCATTGCACGGCTTCGAGAGCATAGCCGAGCGGGTGCAGTCGCTGACGCTCCTTGGCGGTCTCGTCCGCGCCGCGCGGGAAACCGCGGCTGCCGCCGAGGCCTCCCGGGAGGAACTTGTCCGCGTCAGCGCTGAACTCCGGGATGCCCTGACCGGGACCGCTTTCAGCTCGGGCACGGAAGTCAGCGGAGCCCTGCTTGATGCCGCTACGGCCGATGCCTACCGTTCCGCACTGCAGGAATGGGAAGAGGAAGGCCGCCGTCTGCTGCTGCGGCGGGAAGGGCAAGAGGCTGCCGCGCCGGAAGACAACACCGGAGAACTGCTGCCCGTACCCGATGAGGAAGACGTCGAGGAAGCCTCCGAGGCGGCGGCACTTGCCCGCAAGGAGCAGGAGGAAGCTGCCCTGCTGGTCCGGCTGCTGGAAGGATCGGCGGTCCGGCTCGCGGAGTACTCGACGGAGCTGACCCAGGCACTGGAACGGACAGCACCTCTGCGGGCGCGCAGGGACCTGCTGCAGTCTGTGGCCGACACGGCCCGCGGCGGTGGCGAAAACGAGTACAAGATGACCCTCAGCACCTACGTCCTGGCTGCCCGCCTGGAACAGGTGGCCGCAGCGGCTACCGAACGGCTTGCCGCGATGACCGGTGGGCGGTATGCGCTGGTGCACAGCGACTCCAAGTCCGGCAACCGCAAGGCCGGGCTGGGCCTGCATGTGACGGATGAATGGACCGGCCAGCACCGGGACACGTCAACGCTCTCCGGCGGCGAAAGCTTTATGGCCTCCCTGTCCCTTGCCCTGGGGCTGGCAGATGTTGTGCAGCAGGAAGCGGGGGGAGTGAACATTGAGACCCTGTTTGTGGACGAGGGCTTCGGCAGCCTCGATGAACAATCACTCGAGCAGGTGATGGACGCACTCGAGGGCCTCCGCGACGGCGGCCGGGTGGTGGGCCTGGTCAGCCACGTCGCCGAGATGAAGCTGCGGATACCGGCCCAGCTGCAAATCCTCAAGGGACGCAACGGCTCTACCGTGCACTACACCGCGGGAGAGGCAGCCATAGCCTGA
- a CDS encoding MFS transporter has protein sequence MTHNSSSSDPSHPGAAKPVPAPETGRYQAIFALAGRSFFTIGFLARLPLAMLTVGALTLITEVSGSYALGGFAAGGVGIGSATGAPLLGYLADRIGQRPVLLSTAVLNPVAIGLFLLSAALLEPSGAAFWMLAAAFFMGASCPQVGPMARVRWMAMTAGRPQGREMDTALSYEGTADELTFVLGPALVGLLAAAVAPWLPLALAAVLTAGMVSAFAVHRTVESVVPASRRPASRKGNAAAPAGAAASTAPGVTRPKTQWLVIMLPVLGMVAMGTFFGSTQTSLTAFAGSFGVASSAGLLYAVMGLSSAVAALSVAFWPERFGPAARWMLCAAAMTAFSLLLFLPADIATMLVVLLVLGIPVGPTMVSIFGIGAIVAPRELMGTVMTMLASGVVTGTALGSAVSGRLADSFGYGHAFIVPTAAAATLLLLSLVASRAAAARRKAAA, from the coding sequence ATGACCCACAACAGTTCCTCTTCCGACCCCTCACACCCCGGCGCAGCCAAGCCGGTGCCCGCCCCGGAAACGGGCCGCTACCAGGCGATTTTTGCCCTGGCCGGACGTTCCTTCTTCACCATCGGTTTCCTTGCCCGCCTGCCGCTGGCCATGCTGACCGTGGGCGCCCTGACCCTGATCACCGAAGTATCCGGTTCCTATGCGCTGGGCGGGTTCGCCGCCGGCGGCGTCGGAATCGGTTCCGCAACCGGAGCCCCGCTGCTGGGGTACCTGGCCGACCGGATCGGCCAGCGTCCCGTCCTGTTGTCTACTGCGGTGCTGAACCCGGTGGCCATCGGGCTGTTCCTGCTCTCTGCCGCCCTGCTCGAACCGTCCGGTGCAGCGTTCTGGATGCTGGCCGCTGCGTTCTTTATGGGTGCCTCCTGCCCGCAGGTCGGGCCCATGGCCCGGGTCCGCTGGATGGCCATGACCGCCGGCCGCCCGCAGGGACGCGAGATGGACACTGCGCTCTCCTACGAAGGGACCGCCGATGAGCTCACCTTCGTGCTTGGACCGGCGCTGGTGGGCCTGCTCGCGGCAGCCGTCGCCCCGTGGCTGCCGCTGGCGCTGGCAGCCGTGCTCACAGCCGGGATGGTCTCGGCCTTCGCCGTCCACCGGACGGTGGAATCCGTGGTCCCGGCCTCCCGCCGCCCGGCCTCCCGCAAGGGCAACGCCGCAGCCCCCGCCGGTGCCGCCGCTTCCACAGCACCGGGGGTCACCCGCCCGAAGACGCAGTGGCTGGTCATTATGCTGCCCGTCCTGGGCATGGTCGCCATGGGGACCTTCTTCGGATCGACCCAGACCAGCCTGACGGCCTTTGCCGGAAGCTTCGGCGTAGCGTCCTCCGCCGGACTGCTGTACGCCGTGATGGGACTCAGTTCCGCCGTGGCAGCCCTGTCCGTAGCCTTCTGGCCGGAGCGTTTCGGACCGGCGGCCCGCTGGATGCTATGCGCGGCAGCTATGACCGCCTTTTCCCTGTTGCTGTTCCTGCCCGCCGACATCGCCACCATGCTGGTGGTCCTGCTGGTCCTGGGCATCCCGGTGGGGCCCACCATGGTGAGTATTTTCGGTATCGGCGCCATTGTGGCCCCGCGCGAACTGATGGGCACTGTCATGACCATGCTGGCCAGCGGGGTGGTAACCGGAACGGCGCTGGGCTCGGCGGTTTCCGGCCGGCTGGCCGATTCCTTCGGCTACGGCCACGCGTTCATTGTTCCGACGGCCGCGGCCGCAACACTGCTGCTGCTCAGCTTGGTTGCCTCGCGGGCAGCAGCGGCCCGCCGCAAAGCCGCAGCTTGA
- a CDS encoding serine/threonine-protein kinase, protein MDVLLGHRYRTTELIGSGGAASVYRAVDENLGREVAVKLFAVSVNEDDETRRQQTEMQLLATLNHPGLVTLLDAGISVDDEGRAASYLVMELVDGPDLRGKLKEGPLSSSATAALGADLADALNYVHSNGVIHRDVKPANILLFPQEDQDTRLYPRLTDFGIARMVEATVATAHGATIGTANYLSPEQAQGAAVDPRTDIYSLGLVLLECLTGEKAFPGPIVEAAVARLLRDPAIPESVGPEWTEILRAMTSRLVDARPEAHEVALTLRNLASEAFLLDGPDLPSPAAVETALREPVTGESGSTGGITTGNIYIPAPPAHAPSLG, encoded by the coding sequence ATGGATGTACTCCTAGGGCACCGATACCGCACCACCGAACTCATTGGCTCCGGGGGTGCCGCCTCGGTGTACCGTGCCGTGGATGAGAACCTGGGGCGCGAAGTGGCCGTCAAACTCTTTGCAGTCTCGGTCAACGAGGATGATGAAACCCGCCGCCAGCAAACCGAGATGCAACTGCTTGCCACCCTGAACCATCCCGGACTGGTGACGCTTCTCGATGCCGGCATCAGCGTGGACGACGAGGGCCGGGCAGCAAGCTATCTGGTGATGGAACTGGTGGACGGCCCCGACCTGCGCGGAAAGCTCAAGGAGGGCCCGCTCTCCTCCTCGGCTACGGCTGCCCTCGGCGCCGACCTGGCCGATGCCCTGAACTATGTGCACAGCAACGGCGTCATTCACCGCGACGTGAAGCCGGCCAACATCCTGCTCTTTCCGCAGGAGGACCAGGACACCCGGCTATACCCCCGGCTGACCGACTTCGGAATTGCGAGGATGGTCGAGGCCACTGTGGCCACCGCGCACGGCGCGACCATCGGCACGGCCAACTACCTCAGCCCGGAACAGGCACAGGGCGCCGCTGTGGACCCCCGCACGGACATCTACTCCCTTGGCCTGGTGCTGCTGGAATGCCTGACCGGAGAAAAGGCCTTCCCGGGCCCCATCGTGGAGGCCGCCGTGGCCCGCCTCCTTCGTGACCCCGCGATTCCCGAGTCGGTAGGGCCCGAGTGGACGGAAATCCTGCGGGCCATGACCTCCCGGCTGGTCGATGCCCGTCCCGAAGCCCACGAGGTGGCCCTGACGCTGCGGAACCTGGCATCCGAAGCCTTCCTGTTGGACGGACCAGATCTTCCCTCGCCTGCCGCAGTCGAGACAGCTTTGCGTGAACCGGTCACCGGTGAATCCGGAAGCACAGGCGGGATCACCACCGGCAACATCTACATTCCCGCCCCTCCGGCCCACGCTCCCAGCCTCGGGTAG
- a CDS encoding biotin/lipoyl-containing protein: MAEISFPLPDLGEGLIEATVLEWLVAEGDQVERNQPLVEVETTKSAVELPSPQAGKVARIYGGPGEKINVGEPLIVFEVPDNTAGIVGTVPQEAPARRRVRLTAALDED, translated from the coding sequence GTGGCTGAAATTTCCTTTCCCCTTCCCGACCTCGGCGAGGGGCTGATTGAGGCCACAGTGCTGGAATGGCTGGTGGCTGAAGGCGACCAGGTGGAGCGCAACCAGCCGCTGGTGGAGGTGGAAACCACCAAGTCCGCGGTGGAACTGCCCTCCCCGCAGGCCGGCAAAGTTGCCCGGATCTACGGTGGGCCCGGCGAGAAGATCAACGTTGGCGAGCCGCTCATTGTGTTCGAGGTGCCCGACAACACCGCCGGCATTGTCGGCACCGTGCCGCAGGAAGCGCCCGCGCGCCGCCGGGTACGGCTCACGGCCGCCCTGGACGAGGACTAG